The bacterium genome contains the following window.
CCACCGAGCGGCCGGTGAAACGGACGGTGCGGCCGGCGCGGTCTTCGCTGCCGATGCGGTTGACGGTGGCGAAGAACGCGCGGTTTTCGAGCGCGCGCGTGACCATCGCCGCCTGACAGTAGGGCGCGACCAGATTCGAGGGATGCGCGATGAGCTGTGCGCCGCGCAGCATGAGCGTGCGAGCCGCTTCCGGATAGCGCCAGTCGAAACAGATCATCAGTCCGACCCGCGCGAAGCCGAGATCGTAGACGGGCAGTGGCAGGTTGCCCGGATCGAAGCGTTCGTGCTCGGCGTCGAAAAGATGCAGTTTGCGATAGTGGCCGATGATTTTTTCCGGTCCGGCCAGAATGCACGAATTGTAGACGTGTTCCTCGGTTCGTTCGGCCAGACCGATGACGGCGTGGGTGTCGCGCGCGGCGCAGAACTTCACCAGCCACTCGCAGGTTTCGCCGCCGGGGATCTCTTCGGCCAGCGACGCGAGCTCTGGGCGGTCGCGGAATTCGTAGCCGGTGAGTGCGAGTTCGGGCATGATCCACAGATCGGCGTGCCGGTCTTCCGCAAGCCGTTCGATCTCGCGGCGGTTGCTTTCCTTGTCTCCGAAGATGGGAGCTGTCTGGATGATTCCGAGGTGCATGAGTCAAACAATGAAGGAAGAATGATGACGGTGAAGGTGGCGGAAATCTTTTTTGACCAAACGAACTGCTTTACCTAATGAAAATGTTGAAATTCTGAAATGCCGAAACGCTGAAAAACGGGTTGGTTTCCGGTCATCGGGATGGGTGGGGAGATGCGGGTGGCGAGCTGAAGGGTTGTCTGAACAAATGTATAAGATACCGGACAGAAAGTCAAGCGTGGACAGAAAGGCGGGATCGCGGAAAATCAGAGAGTTGGATCTCGGGAGCGGGGAATAGGAGGCAGAAGAGGAAAAACTGAAAGCAGAAATCAGAAATGAGAAATCAGAAGGGAGTGTGCGGCGATTTGTCTCCGACTCTCCGAATGCAGATGTTTGTCGGTAGCCGCGGGTCTTTGACCAGCCCATGATAGTCTCACACGACAGTGTGTGGTGTAGGGGCCGATTTATCGCGCCCCTTTTCTCGCGTTACTCGCCGAGCCGGAACATATCTGGTCTCCCTCCACTTTGTGGGGGGACGGAAGGGGGAGGGCTTCTTCCTTTCTTCCCCGCCCACTAAGAAGCGCTGCAAAAAAAACGCGAGGAGTGAACCCACTCCTCGCAACATCCGTCAACTCTCAGCGGTTCCGCTTTCCGCTTCCTACTTCCCGATTCCGGCCAGCCCTTTCTTCAGATCGTCCATCGTCATGGCCGGCATGACCTCGACGTCGGCATTCAGACCCATGAAAAAGGTCTCCGCCAGCGCCGGCAACTGAGACGAATCCTCCATGTTCACGATCATCAGCGCCGAGCGATGACCGCCCTTCGGGAAGAAATACATCGCTTCCGGGTGCCACTTGGCCGCGAACGATCCCATCATCTCTCCGAGCTTCCCCGACTTCATCGCCGCATTGCCTTCCTCATGCGGAATCGTAACCTGCACTGCACATCGCATCTGACACACTCCTGATATGAAAAACCATTACATTACCAGCAAGACTCATCGGCATCGCCAATGATAAGCGTACTTGCCGATCCAACATATGCTATTATACGTCACCTTTCCCTTCCAGTTCCCGCTCTTTTCGTCGAACTCTCCCCTCACTCCTCGCCGAGCCGGGTTAAGCGACGGATGGCTTTGCAGATAGCAGAATCCTGCCCGCCCAACCCGGCCGGAATCCTTCTTCATCCCTCCTCCCTCATCCCTTCTTCATTCCCCTCTTGCTTTTCCCCCCGCCAATAC
Protein-coding sequences here:
- a CDS encoding acyltransferase, with the translated sequence MHLGIIQTAPIFGDKESNRREIERLAEDRHADLWIMPELALTGYEFRDRPELASLAEEIPGGETCEWLVKFCAARDTHAVIGLAERTEEHVYNSCILAGPEKIIGHYRKLHLFDAEHERFDPGNLPLPVYDLGFARVGLMICFDWRYPEAARTLMLRGAQLIAHPSNLVAPYCQAAMVTRALENRAFFATVNRIGSEDRAGRTVRFTGRSV